One part of the Esox lucius isolate fEsoLuc1 chromosome 10, fEsoLuc1.pri, whole genome shotgun sequence genome encodes these proteins:
- the hsf1 gene encoding heat shock factor protein 1 isoform X1, protein MEFHGGGSAGIVVSGNNVPAFLTKLWTLVEDPDTDPLICWSPNGNSFHVFDQGRFSKEVLPKYFKHNNMASFVRQLNMYGFRKVVHIEQGGLVKPEKDDTEFQHPYFIRGQEHLLENIKRKVTNVSNVKHEELKMSSDDVSKILTNVQHIKGKQETIDSKIIAMKHENEALWREVASLRQKHAQQQKVVNKLIQFLVTLVQSNRVLGMKRKIPLMLGDSSSAHSMPKYSRQYSLEHLQASLQASPAISASSTPFPNTAVYTSESSLKNGPIISDVTDLAQTSPVDVTNEWIEERTSPLVHIKEEPSSPELDEVCAAEVVVGGAGDQVDTPLSPTTFINSILQENNEPAASPAPPTNPADRKCLSIACLDNSPQMSEVSRLFPSPSSSSLQLRPHPGNELSDHLESIDNGLENLQTILNAQSINFESSPLFEFFSSSTPGSDFDLESLDSIQDLLSSDPPKGAEKNESYTAGKQLVQYTSQPMLLTDPFNNENTLLELEGDSYFSQDPEEDPNISLLATDYQAATPDEPKQS, encoded by the exons ATGGAGTTCCACGGCGGTGGGTCTGCTGGGATCGTGGTCAGTGGGAATAACGTTCCTGCATTTCTCACGAAACTTTGGACTCTTGTAGAGGATCCGGACACTGATCCTCTGATCTGCTGGAGCCCA AATGGCAACAGCTTCCATGTGTTTGATCAGGGCCGATTCTCCAAGGAGGTGCTTCCCAAGTATTTTAAACACAATAACATGGCCAGCTTTGTGCGCCAGCTCAATATGT ATGGGTTCCGCAAAGTGGTCCACATTGAGCAAGGAGGCCTGGTTAAGCCAGAGAAAGATGACACAGAATTCCAGCATCCCTACTTCATCCGGGGACAGGAGCATCTGCTAGAGAATATCAAGCGGAAAGTTACCAAT GTGTCGAATGTTAAACATGAGGAGCTCAAGATGAGCTCCGATGATGTCTCCAAAATTCTGACAAACGTGCAGCACATAAAGGGGAAGCAGGAGACCATTGACTCCAAGATCATCGCCATGAAGCA CGAGAACGAAGCTCTGTGGAGAGAGGTGGCCAGCCTCCGGCAGAAACACGCCCAGCAACAGAAAGTTGTGAACAAG CTGATCCAGTTCCTTGTCACCCTGGTTCAATCCAACAGAGTCTTGggcatgaaaagaaaaat TCCCCTGATGCTAGGCGACAGCAGCTCCGCCCACTCCATGCCCAAATATAGCCGGCAGTACTCTCTGGAACACCTTCAGGCCTCGCTGCAGGCCTCGCCCGCTATCTCT gcctcCAGCACGCCATTCCCCAACACTGCTGTCTACACATCAGAGTCGTCTCTTAAGAACGGTCCCATTATCTCTGACGTCACCGACTTGGCACAGACCAGCCCTGTGGATGTCACCAATGAGTGGATAGAGGAAAG GACGAGTCCCTTGGTCCACATAAAGGAGGAACCGTCCAGTCCTGAGTTGGATGAAGTGTGCGCGGCCGAGGTCGTGGTAGGGGGGGCGGGGGACCAGGTGGACACgcccctgtcccccaccacctTCATTAACTCCATCCTGCAGGAGAACAACGAGCCTGCCGCGTCCCCCGCCCCACCCACAAACCCTGCAGACCGGAAGTGTCTCAGCATCGCCTGCCTAGACAA TTCTCCACAGATGTCTGAGGTCTCTCGCCTCTTCCCCAGcccctcttcctcatctctACAGCTCAGACCTCACCCAGG GAATGAACTGAGTGACCATTTGGAAAGCATCGACAATGGCCTGGAAAACCTCCAGACAATCCTAAATGCGCAGTCCATAAACTTCGAATCCTCCCCGCTTTTTGAA TTCTTCTCTTCTTCCACGCCTGGTTCTGATTTTGACCTGGAGAGTCTTGACAGT ATCCAGGATTTGCTTTCATCAGATCCACCCAAAGGGGCAGAGAAAAATGAAAGCTACACAG CCGGGAAGCAGCTGGTGCAGTACACCTCTCAGCCAATGCTACTGACCGACCCATTTAACAATGAGAACACTCTTTTGGAGTTGGAGGGGGACTCATATTTCAGCCAGGACCCTGAAGAGGACCCTAACATCTCGCTCCTCGCCACTGACTACCAGGCAGCAACACCAGACGAGCCCAAACAGTCCTAA
- the hsf1 gene encoding heat shock factor protein 1 isoform X3, with protein MEFHGGGSAGIVVSGNNVPAFLTKLWTLVEDPDTDPLICWSPNGNSFHVFDQGRFSKEVLPKYFKHNNMASFVRQLNMYGFRKVVHIEQGGLVKPEKDDTEFQHPYFIRGQEHLLENIKRKVTNVSNVKHEELKMSSDDVSKILTNVQHIKGKQETIDSKIIAMKHENEALWREVASLRQKHAQQQKVVNKLIQFLVTLVQSNRVLGMKRKIPLMLGDSSSAHSMPKYSRQYSLEHLQASLQASPAISASSTPFPNTAVYTSESSLKNGPIISDVTDLAQTSPVDVTNEWIEERTSPLVHIKEEPSSPELDEVCAAEVVVGGAGDQVDTPLSPTTFINSILQENNEPAASPAPPTNPADRKCLSIACLDKNELSDHLESIDNGLENLQTILNAQSINFESSPLFEFFSSSTPGSDFDLESLDSIQDLLSSDPPKGAEKNESYTAGKQLVQYTSQPMLLTDPFNNENTLLELEGDSYFSQDPEEDPNISLLATDYQAATPDEPKQS; from the exons ATGGAGTTCCACGGCGGTGGGTCTGCTGGGATCGTGGTCAGTGGGAATAACGTTCCTGCATTTCTCACGAAACTTTGGACTCTTGTAGAGGATCCGGACACTGATCCTCTGATCTGCTGGAGCCCA AATGGCAACAGCTTCCATGTGTTTGATCAGGGCCGATTCTCCAAGGAGGTGCTTCCCAAGTATTTTAAACACAATAACATGGCCAGCTTTGTGCGCCAGCTCAATATGT ATGGGTTCCGCAAAGTGGTCCACATTGAGCAAGGAGGCCTGGTTAAGCCAGAGAAAGATGACACAGAATTCCAGCATCCCTACTTCATCCGGGGACAGGAGCATCTGCTAGAGAATATCAAGCGGAAAGTTACCAAT GTGTCGAATGTTAAACATGAGGAGCTCAAGATGAGCTCCGATGATGTCTCCAAAATTCTGACAAACGTGCAGCACATAAAGGGGAAGCAGGAGACCATTGACTCCAAGATCATCGCCATGAAGCA CGAGAACGAAGCTCTGTGGAGAGAGGTGGCCAGCCTCCGGCAGAAACACGCCCAGCAACAGAAAGTTGTGAACAAG CTGATCCAGTTCCTTGTCACCCTGGTTCAATCCAACAGAGTCTTGggcatgaaaagaaaaat TCCCCTGATGCTAGGCGACAGCAGCTCCGCCCACTCCATGCCCAAATATAGCCGGCAGTACTCTCTGGAACACCTTCAGGCCTCGCTGCAGGCCTCGCCCGCTATCTCT gcctcCAGCACGCCATTCCCCAACACTGCTGTCTACACATCAGAGTCGTCTCTTAAGAACGGTCCCATTATCTCTGACGTCACCGACTTGGCACAGACCAGCCCTGTGGATGTCACCAATGAGTGGATAGAGGAAAG GACGAGTCCCTTGGTCCACATAAAGGAGGAACCGTCCAGTCCTGAGTTGGATGAAGTGTGCGCGGCCGAGGTCGTGGTAGGGGGGGCGGGGGACCAGGTGGACACgcccctgtcccccaccacctTCATTAACTCCATCCTGCAGGAGAACAACGAGCCTGCCGCGTCCCCCGCCCCACCCACAAACCCTGCAGACCGGAAGTGTCTCAGCATCGCCTGCCTAGACAA GAATGAACTGAGTGACCATTTGGAAAGCATCGACAATGGCCTGGAAAACCTCCAGACAATCCTAAATGCGCAGTCCATAAACTTCGAATCCTCCCCGCTTTTTGAA TTCTTCTCTTCTTCCACGCCTGGTTCTGATTTTGACCTGGAGAGTCTTGACAGT ATCCAGGATTTGCTTTCATCAGATCCACCCAAAGGGGCAGAGAAAAATGAAAGCTACACAG CCGGGAAGCAGCTGGTGCAGTACACCTCTCAGCCAATGCTACTGACCGACCCATTTAACAATGAGAACACTCTTTTGGAGTTGGAGGGGGACTCATATTTCAGCCAGGACCCTGAAGAGGACCCTAACATCTCGCTCCTCGCCACTGACTACCAGGCAGCAACACCAGACGAGCCCAAACAGTCCTAA
- the hsf1 gene encoding heat shock factor protein 1 isoform X2 — translation MEFHGGGSAGIVVSGNNVPAFLTKLWTLVEDPDTDPLICWSPNGNSFHVFDQGRFSKEVLPKYFKHNNMASFVRQLNMYGFRKVVHIEQGGLVKPEKDDTEFQHPYFIRGQEHLLENIKRKVTNVSNVKHEELKMSSDDVSKILTNVQHIKGKQETIDSKIIAMKHENEALWREVASLRQKHAQQQKVVNKLIQFLVTLVQSNRVLGMKRKIPLMLGDSSSAHSMPKYSRQYSLEHLQASLQASPAISASSTPFPNTAVYTSESSLKNGPIISDVTDLAQTSPVDVTNEWIEERTSPLVHIKEEPSSPELDEVCAAEVVVGGAGDQVDTPLSPTTFINSILQENNEPAASPAPPTNPADRKCLSIACLDKCRNELSDHLESIDNGLENLQTILNAQSINFESSPLFEFFSSSTPGSDFDLESLDSIQDLLSSDPPKGAEKNESYTAGKQLVQYTSQPMLLTDPFNNENTLLELEGDSYFSQDPEEDPNISLLATDYQAATPDEPKQS, via the exons ATGGAGTTCCACGGCGGTGGGTCTGCTGGGATCGTGGTCAGTGGGAATAACGTTCCTGCATTTCTCACGAAACTTTGGACTCTTGTAGAGGATCCGGACACTGATCCTCTGATCTGCTGGAGCCCA AATGGCAACAGCTTCCATGTGTTTGATCAGGGCCGATTCTCCAAGGAGGTGCTTCCCAAGTATTTTAAACACAATAACATGGCCAGCTTTGTGCGCCAGCTCAATATGT ATGGGTTCCGCAAAGTGGTCCACATTGAGCAAGGAGGCCTGGTTAAGCCAGAGAAAGATGACACAGAATTCCAGCATCCCTACTTCATCCGGGGACAGGAGCATCTGCTAGAGAATATCAAGCGGAAAGTTACCAAT GTGTCGAATGTTAAACATGAGGAGCTCAAGATGAGCTCCGATGATGTCTCCAAAATTCTGACAAACGTGCAGCACATAAAGGGGAAGCAGGAGACCATTGACTCCAAGATCATCGCCATGAAGCA CGAGAACGAAGCTCTGTGGAGAGAGGTGGCCAGCCTCCGGCAGAAACACGCCCAGCAACAGAAAGTTGTGAACAAG CTGATCCAGTTCCTTGTCACCCTGGTTCAATCCAACAGAGTCTTGggcatgaaaagaaaaat TCCCCTGATGCTAGGCGACAGCAGCTCCGCCCACTCCATGCCCAAATATAGCCGGCAGTACTCTCTGGAACACCTTCAGGCCTCGCTGCAGGCCTCGCCCGCTATCTCT gcctcCAGCACGCCATTCCCCAACACTGCTGTCTACACATCAGAGTCGTCTCTTAAGAACGGTCCCATTATCTCTGACGTCACCGACTTGGCACAGACCAGCCCTGTGGATGTCACCAATGAGTGGATAGAGGAAAG GACGAGTCCCTTGGTCCACATAAAGGAGGAACCGTCCAGTCCTGAGTTGGATGAAGTGTGCGCGGCCGAGGTCGTGGTAGGGGGGGCGGGGGACCAGGTGGACACgcccctgtcccccaccacctTCATTAACTCCATCCTGCAGGAGAACAACGAGCCTGCCGCGTCCCCCGCCCCACCCACAAACCCTGCAGACCGGAAGTGTCTCAGCATCGCCTGCCTAGACAA GTGTAGGAATGAACTGAGTGACCATTTGGAAAGCATCGACAATGGCCTGGAAAACCTCCAGACAATCCTAAATGCGCAGTCCATAAACTTCGAATCCTCCCCGCTTTTTGAA TTCTTCTCTTCTTCCACGCCTGGTTCTGATTTTGACCTGGAGAGTCTTGACAGT ATCCAGGATTTGCTTTCATCAGATCCACCCAAAGGGGCAGAGAAAAATGAAAGCTACACAG CCGGGAAGCAGCTGGTGCAGTACACCTCTCAGCCAATGCTACTGACCGACCCATTTAACAATGAGAACACTCTTTTGGAGTTGGAGGGGGACTCATATTTCAGCCAGGACCCTGAAGAGGACCCTAACATCTCGCTCCTCGCCACTGACTACCAGGCAGCAACACCAGACGAGCCCAAACAGTCCTAA